The following proteins come from a genomic window of Bradyrhizobium paxllaeri:
- a CDS encoding OmpA family protein: protein MSLGATTNADAQTRDVVGAKDYPGIGRFGGSVITGYQVKDFDAARMQGAAFKDGQPTDARRLEGRITRIAYRTNPGPSILEVSRNFETQLAKAGFETLLACDTDACGGIPFSEAVDALPIPQMWVDGFNYRYFAGRKVDGGRETFVSLIVSENNRDTYAQLVIAVPVAIENKMVDAAVMAKGLRETGRIALYGIYFDTDRAEVKPESRPTLEQIAKLLTAQVGLTVFIVGHTDNQGPFAYNLDLSRRRAEAIAAELVKNYGIGAPRLRTAGVGLLAPAGSNATEAGRALNRRVELVAP, encoded by the coding sequence ATGTCGCTTGGCGCGACGACGAACGCCGACGCGCAGACGCGCGACGTGGTCGGCGCAAAAGATTATCCCGGCATCGGCCGTTTCGGCGGCAGCGTCATCACAGGATACCAGGTGAAAGATTTTGATGCGGCGCGGATGCAAGGGGCTGCGTTCAAGGACGGCCAGCCCACCGATGCGCGGCGGCTGGAAGGCCGCATCACCCGCATCGCCTATCGCACCAATCCCGGCCCGTCGATCCTGGAAGTGTCGCGCAATTTCGAGACGCAATTGGCGAAGGCTGGATTCGAAACGCTGCTTGCCTGCGACACCGACGCCTGCGGCGGCATTCCCTTCTCGGAAGCGGTCGACGCGCTGCCGATCCCGCAGATGTGGGTGGACGGGTTCAACTACCGCTATTTTGCCGGACGCAAGGTGGACGGCGGCCGCGAGACTTTTGTCAGCCTCATCGTCAGCGAGAACAACCGCGATACCTACGCGCAGCTCGTCATCGCCGTGCCAGTCGCGATCGAGAACAAGATGGTGGATGCTGCCGTCATGGCCAAGGGTCTCCGCGAGACCGGCCGCATCGCGCTCTACGGGATCTATTTCGATACCGACAGGGCCGAGGTGAAGCCCGAAAGCCGCCCCACCCTCGAGCAGATCGCGAAGCTGCTGACCGCTCAGGTCGGGCTCACCGTCTTCATTGTCGGCCACACCGACAACCAGGGGCCCTTCGCCTACAATCTCGATCTGTCGCGACGCCGCGCCGAGGCGATCGCCGCCGAGCTGGTGAAGAACTACGGCATCGGTGCGCCGCGGCTGCGCACCGCGGGTGTCGGACTGCTGGCGCCGGCCGGCTCCAACGCCACCGAGGCCGGCCGCGCGCTGAACCGACGGGTGGAGCTGGTGGCGCCGTAG
- a CDS encoding MFS transporter: protein MPAASNTKSDLAPVLAACCLAMLAVGDNSTAIMAALPDMKGSLQLGPAELEWVVNAYLLTAAIFIVVGGDAADQLGARRSSVAGIALFALASLIIALAPAGPVVVGARALQGLGAAFAVAGTLAAVSEAAPDSKRAEAIGAWTGFLMLGFSIGPLVGGAVTHYAGWRFIFWLNVAAMAPAALMLLRHPGAGGRRAISMDWVGLGILAVFMVTLISGLQALAHVRTNPLAAIVPLALAGIGFAALIRTETRRPQPLVDFSLFANRSFAIAAGLLFLVMFDIMTLLLYYNLFAQSADGLGMSAIAAGLSLLPLSVALFAFARAAPLIGTKIGVRRMLTGGSLLLALGCAIIYLSFQVEARFAILMPGLFVAGVGIALIYASAPRLGLATLPQLQAGKGSGMLNSCSFLGGTVGVTFGGIVFALSGLPGVLVLLGISALTSAVLCLRLKAD from the coding sequence ATGCCGGCAGCCTCCAACACGAAGAGCGATCTCGCGCCCGTGCTCGCGGCGTGCTGCCTGGCCATGCTGGCGGTGGGCGACAACAGCACGGCGATCATGGCCGCGCTCCCCGACATGAAGGGCAGCCTGCAGCTTGGTCCGGCGGAGCTCGAATGGGTGGTCAATGCCTATCTCCTGACCGCCGCGATCTTCATCGTCGTCGGTGGCGACGCGGCGGACCAGCTAGGCGCGCGCAGGTCCTCGGTCGCCGGCATCGCCTTGTTTGCGCTCGCCTCGCTGATCATTGCGCTGGCGCCGGCAGGTCCCGTCGTGGTCGGCGCCCGCGCGCTGCAGGGATTGGGGGCCGCGTTTGCGGTAGCCGGCACGCTCGCGGCGGTGAGCGAAGCCGCGCCTGACTCAAAACGAGCGGAGGCGATCGGCGCCTGGACCGGCTTTCTGATGCTCGGCTTCAGCATCGGCCCGCTGGTCGGCGGGGCGGTGACGCATTACGCCGGCTGGCGCTTTATCTTCTGGCTGAACGTCGCCGCCATGGCGCCCGCCGCGCTGATGCTGTTGCGGCATCCCGGCGCCGGCGGCCGGCGCGCGATCTCGATGGACTGGGTGGGACTCGGCATTCTCGCCGTCTTCATGGTGACGCTGATATCGGGATTGCAGGCGCTGGCGCATGTCCGCACCAATCCGCTGGCCGCCATCGTCCCGCTCGCGCTGGCCGGGATTGGGTTCGCGGCCCTGATCCGGACGGAGACGCGGCGCCCGCAGCCGCTGGTCGACTTCAGCCTGTTCGCGAACCGCAGTTTCGCGATTGCCGCAGGCCTGTTGTTTCTCGTGATGTTCGACATCATGACGCTACTGCTCTACTACAACCTCTTCGCGCAATCCGCCGACGGCCTCGGCATGTCCGCCATCGCGGCCGGCCTTTCTCTGCTGCCGCTCTCGGTCGCGCTGTTTGCGTTTGCGCGTGCGGCTCCCTTGATCGGAACGAAGATCGGCGTGCGGCGCATGCTGACCGGCGGATCGCTGCTGCTCGCGCTCGGCTGCGCCATCATCTATCTATCGTTCCAGGTCGAAGCGAGGTTCGCGATCCTGATGCCCGGCCTGTTTGTCGCCGGCGTTGGAATCGCGCTGATTTACGCCTCGGCGCCGCGGCTCGGGCTTGCAACGCTCCCGCAACTGCAGGCGGGGAAGGGGTCAGGCATGCTCAATTCGTGCAGCTTTCTCGGCGGCACGGTCGGGGTGACCTTCGGTGGCATCGTGTTCGCGCTGAGCGGATTGCCCGGCGTGCTCGTGCTGCTGGGAATTTCTGCGCTGACGAGCGCGGTGCTCTGCCTCCGTCTGAAGGCGGATTGA
- a CDS encoding DUF817 domain-containing protein has protein sequence MHDFVKPPTASPHPAPSAAAIWPPLRRFIAGEHRLGRFMARRRATSACYEFFRFGVKQAWACLFGGIAVFLMIATWRFYPQEAPLARYDFLFLCMIAVQIALLAGRLESFEEAKVILIYHLVGTVMELFKTQVGSWIYPEPNFFRIGGVPLFSGFMYSCIGSYLCRVWRLFDFEFTAHPRRLAFAALSVAIYVNFFSHHYIVDLRWLLFALAGWLLFRTRVHFRVWHTHRSMPLFLGLVLVTLFIWLSENIGTFTKTWIYPSQRHGWSMVSVDKIGSWFLLLIISYTLVSLINKPRERPVRSGLPGDVPSPTIYVDSRR, from the coding sequence GTGCATGACTTCGTAAAACCTCCGACCGCTTCCCCGCATCCCGCCCCGAGTGCCGCCGCCATCTGGCCGCCGCTCCGCCGTTTCATCGCCGGCGAACACCGCCTCGGCCGCTTCATGGCGCGGCGCCGCGCGACTTCGGCATGTTACGAATTTTTCCGCTTCGGCGTGAAACAGGCATGGGCCTGCCTGTTCGGCGGCATCGCCGTCTTTCTGATGATCGCCACCTGGCGTTTCTATCCGCAGGAAGCGCCGCTTGCGCGCTACGACTTCCTGTTTCTCTGCATGATCGCCGTCCAGATCGCGCTGCTCGCCGGCCGGCTGGAAAGCTTCGAAGAAGCCAAGGTGATCCTGATCTATCATCTCGTCGGCACCGTGATGGAGCTCTTCAAGACACAGGTTGGCTCCTGGATCTATCCGGAGCCGAACTTCTTTCGGATCGGCGGCGTGCCGCTGTTCTCCGGTTTCATGTATTCCTGCATCGGCAGCTATCTCTGCCGTGTCTGGCGCCTGTTCGATTTCGAGTTCACCGCGCATCCGCGCCGCCTCGCGTTCGCGGCACTCAGCGTCGCGATCTATGTCAACTTCTTCAGCCATCACTACATCGTCGACCTGCGCTGGCTGCTGTTCGCCCTTGCCGGCTGGCTGCTGTTCCGCACCCGCGTCCATTTCCGGGTCTGGCACACGCACCGTTCGATGCCGCTGTTTCTCGGGCTCGTACTGGTAACGCTGTTCATCTGGCTTTCGGAAAATATTGGCACGTTCACGAAAACCTGGATCTATCCATCGCAGCGGCACGGCTGGTCGATGGTATCCGTCGACAAGATCGGTTCGTGGTTTCTGCTGCTGATCATCAGCTACACGCTGGTCAGCCTGATCAACAAGCCGCGGGAGAGGCCAGTTCGAAGCGGGCTGCCTGGCGACGTCCCGTCGCCGACAATTTATGTCGATTCAAGGCGTTAA